The DNA region CTATCCAACTCTGCAACTCCCAAGTCATCATCACAGTTGCTTATAGCTTTTTGGATGCTTTTCTGGATGTCACAAATGGATACATTgctgttattataattgtcaGATGTGTCGTGTTcgtaatttattagatttttgtgCGAATCCGCAGTTATTTGtcgacattttaaaatgtcgcAGTCTTCACTGTCTGTATAATGTTCCTCATCTGTTGCATAATCAACATCCTCTGGGTAATCCAGCCCATCCGAgtaaattttagcagaacagAAATTTGATGTTTCTTTAGGATCTTCAGTATCACTTGTGGTACTTGATGCATAATTTGAATGTGAAACTGAATTTaccatttcatttattttatacgaggTAAAATTCTCAACTTTGCCAATCCTAGATGTATTTGTACTTCTCTTATACTTTGCCCCTCTTTGGAAACTTGAGTCTGCTGCAGAACTTAGAATTATCTCATTTGTAGCCTCTTCAAAATGATCCTCAGTATCATATATACTCTGAATATTTCTAGATGTATTTGcatctgttttaaaatttgtatttgatgATGTACTGGTATTTCCATCTAACACATTTCTGGACATGTTGGCAGCCGTTTGGAAACTGGAATTTGTGGCTGAACTGATACTTCTAATTAACGCACTTCTGGATATGTTTGCAGCTGTATGGAAACTTGAGTTTGTTGCTGAATTTGTacttctatttaataaatttgtagctATTCCAGAGATATTTGTGTTACTCAACTCATTTTTAGCTGTTTGGAAACTAGTACAGGATGCTgaatttgtacttttatttgcAGCTTCTCTAAGATAATTGTCACTTTGGAAACTTGAATCTAAAGCAGcacctttatttaataaacttaattgttCATTGCTATGCTGTAAAATATTCTCAGATACATCAATTTTGGCTGTTTGATAACTGCTATTTGAAGCAGAGTTGCTTTTATTAAGATTACTAGTAGTTTCACAGTTCAAAATTGAACTGTTCATGTCCTTGGTAGTTTTGTAACTAAGAAAAGAGGCTGTTGGTAAAATATTTGGCACAATGTCATTTTCACATGAGTAACTTTCATTTACTTCAGAAAAATGCTCAGAAATCCCACTTTCACCATCATAATTGTCTTCATTTTGACTACAATATGATTTGTTCCTgctatcattattattgttttgtgtGGTATCCATTGAACTGTCTATCTCAACAATGCTCACACTTAAGtcttcaattaattcattctgTAAACTGGACatttctcttttaatttcacGTTTCCAAGATGTTCGTGGTTCCAAATCATCATCGGACTGATCTAAATCATCCCTTTCCTGCCTTGATTGTAAATAATCGTCGCCCTCTTCTTCAGATGACAAAATGATGGTGTTTTCAACAAGAGTTATCTGACAATTATCAAGCAATGTTTCATGTCCCCTTGTTGATCTATTTCTAAACAATGTTTCATCAGGTGTGGGAGAATTTATGACTTCAGatagtttttctaaaaattgcgTACTAGCTGTAGACATTTCACTACTGTTTAAATTATCCCTGgttgtttcataattattagcacaatcaagttttaatttaaattgttttgacaAACTCTCGATGGTCGTATCTGCATTGTGTTGTGCCATGACGCCGCTGAAATACAAAGACAAGTTAGGCCGGTCgctaatgaaataaaataacaataacaccATTGTTGATTAAATACTTACATGTTTGTGTGTCGTTTATTCACTTTCTTCTTCGTAGATGATTTACCCCACGTGGACTTGACCTCTTTCAATGTCGGTTGTCCCCAGGCGATTTCTTCTTCACTATCGTAAAACTCCATTTAAAACGATTatcaaagtttataataacaacACGTcggttagaaatttaaattcaatttttattttcgataTTAAACGTTTGAGGGCGCTGTGTCAGTTTTAGGCAATCACatttacacataaaaaataggCAACTTacgtaattgtaaaatatgtacgAGGTCTGGTATGAacgttacaataataataacttacaTAGCATTAACTTAAATTGTTCCGTGCTTTTTAATTCAGTAAACCAAACCACGTCGTTCATTATTGCCATTTGGTTGACTGTCGGTTCGATGCTTCTGTTAtgatcatttaatattttgtcatatATGTAATTGGTTTGAGGACTacaacagaataaaataagatattattttcaattcataTACTATGCAAGTAAACAATCTTATACGAATTTAAGAGATGGAATATCAGAGAAGAACGAGTGATACTCCGAACAAGGCTATTATTCAGTCTTACCtgacttttaaatattgagcCAATTTACTAGCCATAGCATAGATCGTACCCACAAGATCCGAAATTGATACATTATTgaccattttttttattagtcttGTTAAAAATTGCACTTTATTATAGGAAGAAAGTCTGATATAGTAATTTTCCATTGTCATCTTTCTTGCCGCAATATCTTTGTTATGTCTTTCTTCTTGCTGATTTGCAAGTTCTTTCTCtgtaaaatatgattattataatgtatatttttattatcatttacatacttcttattgtattttggaTTAGATCGTCTACATCGTCTCCTTCCTGCATTTTTCagtgtttgttgaaaacttttgcaaaatttaagatatatgtgtaaattttaataatcaaaataatgatctaaaatgtgaaattgacaaattgtttattacttgTTGTtagcaatttaataaaaaaatgaaaatttatgggatttaatttcaaagtgagtttattttgttgtaccCTCGTAATTTGTGTCTCATAGATTTTTATGATTAGATaactaaaaatgaaatcaCAGTTTACTTAAACTTCGAATATAGAAAAACTCAATATCATTATCAATGAGATGCCGCTTATATTAGACAGTTCTTATCTATGTTTAGTAGTATCTATAGGCTTTCAAAATAAGTAAACAGTCATATCTTGTAGATGATTCTCGAAAATTCgagttatttataactttcgcGACATTACAAATCGAGCCCCATACAATGctcatataatattattttcagtcaCATAAGAATTTCTACAAAACGAAATGTTTTGCTAACTGTCAAATGGCGCTGGTTAAGGTCAACCTCATTTActaaatagtaaaaagaaaacaacccgttcttataaaaaattcttatatcCACGAAAAATGTGCTTCGACTAAGTGCTTAATTAGGTTAAAAAagtcacaaattaaaaatgagcaAGCATATGTATTCCACCGCTAACCTGAGCGATAAAGAGCTGAAGGAGCAGGGTAATAGGCTTTTCAGTTTGAGAAAGTACGAGGATGCAGTGAATTGCTACAGTAAAGCCATCGTAAGTCCGTCCCAGAtcgtatattaaacaaaaaaaccgAACCACTTTGATTGCAGATTAAAAATCCTGATGTAGCTCATTACTTTACTAACAGAGCATTGtgccatttaaaattgttacgaTGGGAGCAGGCCTGCAATGATTGTAGACGTGCCCTTGATATGGACCCCAATTTGGTAAAAGGACATTTTTTTCTTGGGCAGGCTTTACTTGAACTTGAAAACTATGATGAGGCTATAAAGCATCTACAAAGAGGTA from Aethina tumida isolate Nest 87 chromosome 1, icAetTumi1.1, whole genome shotgun sequence includes:
- the LOC109608747 gene encoding putative uncharacterized protein DDB_G0282133 isoform X2 — translated: MAQHNADTTIESLSKQFKLKLDCANNYETTRDNLNSSEMSTASTQFLEKLSEVINSPTPDETLFRNRSTRGHETLLDNCQITLVENTIILSSEEEGDDYLQSRQERDDLDQSDDDLEPRTSWKREIKREMSSLQNELIEDLSVSIVEIDSSMDTTQNNNNDSRNKSYCSQNEDNYDGESGISEHFSEVNESYSCENDIVPNILPTASFLSYKTTKDMNSSILNCETTSNLNKSNSASNSSYQTAKIDVSENILQHSNEQLSLLNKGAALDSSFQSDNYLREAANKSTNSASCTSFQTAKNELSNTNISGIATNLLNRSTNSATNSSFHTAANISRSALIRSISSATNSSFQTAANMSRNVLDGNTSTSSNTNFKTDANTSRNIQSIYDTEDHFEEATNEIILSSAADSSFQRGAKYKRSTNTSRIGKVENFTSYKINEMVNSVSHSNYASSTTSDTEDPKETSNFCSAKIYSDGLDYPEDVDYATDEEHYTDSEDCDILKCRQITADSHKNLINYEHDTSDNYNNSNVSICDIQKSIQKAISNCDDDLGVAELDRSSMSAAEDQNLIFESRKSSPIEVPDINIDQFDESEFSVNNGFNDTLEEIERALRDGLDYTMPEDVIEDTPLKKSPRKQSIISASFLNHNNTAELGKSNVLSSAKKEEPFKVPETKLKSKLPTVKRTHITNTKSGMNFNDIVSPVRIYINNTPKPYLKQNMPNGKKINKFIQMPEVPKSNKENAISVFPEVVYKGAKKKINSGTSKDLLLPPSIKKLVKNTEVIKHQGRVNNRNIGDTTIHNKLMEADLTRYSFNNSKNPDISILIRKQDYIQ
- the LOC109608747 gene encoding putative uncharacterized protein DDB_G0282133 isoform X1, which gives rise to MEFYDSEEEIAWGQPTLKEVKSTWGKSSTKKKVNKRHTNIGVMAQHNADTTIESLSKQFKLKLDCANNYETTRDNLNSSEMSTASTQFLEKLSEVINSPTPDETLFRNRSTRGHETLLDNCQITLVENTIILSSEEEGDDYLQSRQERDDLDQSDDDLEPRTSWKREIKREMSSLQNELIEDLSVSIVEIDSSMDTTQNNNNDSRNKSYCSQNEDNYDGESGISEHFSEVNESYSCENDIVPNILPTASFLSYKTTKDMNSSILNCETTSNLNKSNSASNSSYQTAKIDVSENILQHSNEQLSLLNKGAALDSSFQSDNYLREAANKSTNSASCTSFQTAKNELSNTNISGIATNLLNRSTNSATNSSFHTAANISRSALIRSISSATNSSFQTAANMSRNVLDGNTSTSSNTNFKTDANTSRNIQSIYDTEDHFEEATNEIILSSAADSSFQRGAKYKRSTNTSRIGKVENFTSYKINEMVNSVSHSNYASSTTSDTEDPKETSNFCSAKIYSDGLDYPEDVDYATDEEHYTDSEDCDILKCRQITADSHKNLINYEHDTSDNYNNSNVSICDIQKSIQKAISNCDDDLGVAELDRSSMSAAEDQNLIFESRKSSPIEVPDINIDQFDESEFSVNNGFNDTLEEIERALRDGLDYTMPEDVIEDTPLKKSPRKQSIISASFLNHNNTAELGKSNVLSSAKKEEPFKVPETKLKSKLPTVKRTHITNTKSGMNFNDIVSPVRIYINNTPKPYLKQNMPNGKKINKFIQMPEVPKSNKENAISVFPEVVYKGAKKKINSGTSKDLLLPPSIKKLVKNTEVIKHQGRVNNRNIGDTTIHNKLMEADLTRYSFNNSKNPDISILIRKQDYIQ